In Devosia sp. 1566, a single genomic region encodes these proteins:
- a CDS encoding complex I NDUFA9 subunit family protein has product MDPLNEKLVTIFGGSGFLGTQVVQALSRAGYRIRVAVRRPDLAGHVTIYGNVGQIQPIQANLRHAASVARAIAGADVVINLVGIGGERGAQTFNAVHTQGAQTVAAAAKAARASVVVHLSALGVDRAERSAYARSKLAGEAAVLAAFPQAVILRPSLMFGADDGFFNLMGSLARMFPAMPLVCGDTRFQPVYVGDVADAVTLAASGKVKGGRIYELGGPQVETHRELLTRILRETARKRPLVPLSPSMAKLLALPLSILPGQPLLTKDQVELLGVDNVVSEAAIREKRTLEGLGIVPTSMDTILPTYMWRFRRNGQFDRNLIEGANEGATL; this is encoded by the coding sequence ATGGACCCCCTCAACGAAAAACTGGTGACGATCTTCGGAGGCTCGGGATTCCTGGGCACCCAAGTGGTCCAGGCGCTGTCTCGGGCTGGGTATCGCATCCGGGTGGCCGTGCGGCGTCCTGACCTGGCGGGCCATGTTACGATCTATGGCAATGTCGGGCAGATCCAGCCAATTCAGGCCAATCTGCGCCATGCAGCTTCGGTGGCGCGAGCGATCGCCGGTGCAGATGTGGTGATCAACCTTGTTGGTATTGGCGGCGAACGCGGGGCGCAGACCTTCAATGCCGTTCATACTCAAGGCGCTCAGACCGTCGCGGCCGCTGCCAAGGCGGCGAGGGCTTCGGTGGTCGTACATCTGTCGGCCCTCGGGGTGGATCGGGCGGAGCGAAGCGCCTATGCCCGCAGCAAGTTGGCGGGCGAGGCCGCCGTGCTGGCCGCCTTCCCCCAAGCGGTCATCCTGCGCCCTTCGCTGATGTTCGGCGCGGACGATGGCTTCTTTAACCTCATGGGTTCGCTGGCCCGCATGTTCCCAGCCATGCCTCTGGTTTGTGGCGACACCCGCTTCCAGCCGGTTTACGTTGGCGATGTTGCCGATGCAGTGACGCTGGCGGCTAGCGGCAAGGTCAAAGGTGGTCGCATCTACGAACTAGGCGGGCCGCAGGTTGAAACCCATCGGGAACTTCTGACCCGCATACTGCGCGAGACAGCCCGCAAACGCCCGCTGGTGCCGCTCTCCCCAAGCATGGCCAAGCTCCTGGCTCTGCCACTGTCGATCCTCCCCGGCCAGCCGCTGCTGACCAAGGATCAAGTGGAACTGCTTGGGGTCGACAATGTCGTGTCCGAAGCGGCTATCCGCGAGAAGCGGACATTGGAAGGGCTCGGCATCGTGCCGACCTCGATGGATACTATCCTGCCCACTTACATGTGGCGCTTCCGCCGCAACGGCCAGTTCGATCGCAACCTCATCGAAGGCGCCAACGAAGGCGCAACGCTCTAG
- the rpoN gene encoding RNA polymerase factor sigma-54, with product MALGPRLEFRQAQSLTLTPQLMQSIRLLQLSHLELNEFVDAELLRNPLLERAEGDGASVTGDMTEAADQPETGSGFADTLDSAVHLPTAEAIAEHLDTAVEDVFPEQHRSEGQVSSGRERDSVDWSEAPDLDQFLSARPRLSEHLERQANLILRTASDRLIAGALIGQLDEAGYLNAPLDTTAEQLGAELADVEAVLGALQGCEPVGVFARDLAECLAIQLREANRLDPLMQGLLAHLPMLAEHNLSGLQRAIGCDREDLLDMLAELRRLDPRPGLAFDSGPAETVVPDVFVRLAPDGGWGIELNSEVLPRVLVDRVYYATVSKRTREPGDKAFLSDCLASANWLTKSLDQRAQTIIKTAAEIVRQQDGFLRHGIAYLRPMTLKMVADAIDMHESTVSRVTSNKYLATPRGLFEMKYFFTTAIAASDGGGDHSAEAVRHRIRQLIESESHSDVLSDDTIAAMLKREQGIELARRTVAKYREGMNIPSSVIRRRQKRDLATMA from the coding sequence ATGGCATTAGGGCCGCGGCTGGAGTTTCGGCAGGCGCAAAGCCTGACGCTGACGCCGCAATTGATGCAATCGATCCGGTTGTTGCAGTTGAGCCATCTCGAACTCAATGAGTTCGTCGACGCCGAATTACTGCGCAATCCGCTACTGGAGCGCGCTGAAGGCGACGGCGCGTCAGTGACGGGGGATATGACTGAGGCCGCTGACCAGCCAGAGACCGGCAGCGGTTTTGCTGACACACTGGACAGCGCGGTGCATTTGCCCACGGCCGAGGCCATTGCGGAGCACCTCGACACGGCCGTGGAAGATGTTTTCCCCGAACAGCACAGATCGGAGGGCCAAGTCTCGAGCGGTCGCGAGCGCGACAGTGTGGATTGGAGCGAGGCACCCGATCTGGACCAGTTCCTTTCGGCTCGCCCGAGACTCTCGGAGCACCTGGAACGCCAGGCCAATCTGATCTTGCGGACGGCTTCGGACCGCCTGATCGCCGGCGCCCTGATCGGGCAACTGGATGAGGCGGGTTATCTGAATGCGCCGCTGGACACGACGGCCGAGCAACTCGGCGCTGAGTTGGCGGACGTGGAGGCTGTTCTCGGAGCGCTTCAAGGGTGTGAACCGGTCGGAGTGTTCGCGCGGGACCTTGCTGAGTGCCTTGCTATTCAGCTCAGGGAAGCCAATCGGTTGGACCCACTGATGCAGGGCCTGCTCGCTCATCTTCCGATGCTGGCCGAGCACAACCTTTCCGGTTTGCAAAGAGCCATCGGCTGCGATCGGGAAGATCTGCTCGACATGCTCGCTGAACTGCGCCGGCTTGATCCCCGTCCGGGCCTGGCCTTCGACTCTGGCCCGGCTGAAACAGTGGTGCCCGACGTGTTTGTGCGCCTTGCTCCTGATGGTGGCTGGGGCATCGAGCTCAACAGCGAGGTGCTGCCCCGAGTTTTAGTTGACCGGGTGTACTACGCCACCGTGTCCAAGCGGACGCGCGAGCCAGGCGACAAAGCCTTTCTGTCAGATTGCCTCGCCAGCGCCAATTGGCTGACCAAGAGCCTTGACCAGCGGGCCCAAACCATCATCAAGACGGCCGCGGAAATCGTGCGCCAGCAGGACGGTTTTTTGCGCCATGGCATCGCTTATCTGCGGCCGATGACCCTCAAAATGGTCGCCGACGCTATTGATATGCACGAATCAACCGTCAGCCGCGTCACCTCCAACAAATACTTGGCGACGCCGCGCGGGCTGTTCGAGATGAAATACTTCTTCACGACCGCCATTGCCGCTTCTGACGGCGGCGGTGACCATTCGGCCGAGGCGGTACGCCATCGTATCCGCCAGTTGATCGAAAGCGAATCGCATAGCGATGTGCTGTCCGATGATACGATCGCGGCCATGCTCAAGCGCGAGCAGGGTATCGAATTGGCCCGGCGGACGGTCGCCAAGTATCGGGAAGGTATGAACATCCCCTCCTCGGTGATCCGCCGGCGCCAAAAACGAGATCTGGCGACAATGGCCTGA
- a CDS encoding sugar phosphate isomerase/epimerase family protein: MNGEISLNLATTGQQWGFGEAVDGCLRHGITAISPWRDQIEAIGIEEAANIVRSNGLRVSGVCRGGMFPAETALGRQANIDDNLRAIDQAAALDADCLVLVVGGLPGSSKDLPGARGMVADGIAAMLPHARASGVRIAIEPLHPMYAADRACVNTIDQALDICASLDESVGVAIDVYHVWWDPRLAEAIARAGRMNRIFAHHICDWLVPTTDMLLDRGMMGDGVIDLPAIRAMIETAGYHGPQEVEIFSRDNWWQRPGDEVLDVIKERVATVC; this comes from the coding sequence ATGAACGGAGAGATTTCGCTGAACCTCGCCACAACGGGGCAGCAATGGGGCTTTGGGGAAGCGGTAGATGGTTGCTTGCGCCACGGCATCACGGCCATTTCGCCCTGGCGCGACCAGATCGAGGCCATCGGGATCGAGGAAGCCGCCAACATCGTGCGCAGCAATGGCCTGCGGGTCAGCGGCGTGTGCCGCGGGGGCATGTTTCCCGCTGAAACAGCACTAGGCCGGCAGGCTAATATCGACGACAATCTGCGCGCCATCGACCAAGCTGCCGCCCTCGACGCCGACTGCCTCGTGCTCGTGGTAGGGGGCCTTCCGGGTTCTTCCAAGGACTTGCCGGGCGCGCGGGGAATGGTGGCAGACGGGATTGCTGCCATGCTGCCCCATGCCCGTGCGTCGGGAGTTCGCATTGCCATCGAACCGTTGCATCCGATGTATGCCGCAGACCGCGCCTGCGTGAACACGATCGACCAAGCGCTCGATATTTGTGCATCGCTGGACGAGAGCGTTGGCGTTGCCATCGACGTTTACCATGTCTGGTGGGATCCCCGCCTAGCAGAGGCAATCGCGCGGGCGGGGCGGATGAACCGCATCTTTGCCCACCATATCTGTGATTGGCTGGTGCCCACGACCGATATGCTGCTCGACCGCGGCATGATGGGCGATGGGGTGATCGACCTGCCCGCCATTCGGGCAATGATCGAAACTGCAGGCTACCATGGTCCACAGGAAGTGGAGATTTTTTCGCGTGACAACTGGTGGCAGCGGCCTGGAGACGAAGTGCTGGATGTGATCAAGGAGCGCGTGGCGACGGTCTGCTGA
- a CDS encoding TRAM domain-containing protein, translating into MTLTATILSLGHKGEGVTEIDGRKVFVPLALPGETVVIEADGERGTLLEVLAPAPERITPFCPHFGFCGGCQLQHLERAAYEAFKTGIIETQLRYAGLDAKVERFIDAAGQGRRRATLHARREGPGYMRLRSHEVYPIDACPILVPALSRAPRIAAAVMATLGEADVAFTATLTGLDVAVRTEKKQARAKRIEPLVNQFGLARLALNGELVLQAQAPLVSMGRATVELPIGSFLQATEAAESALADYVLGAVGKAKKVADLFCGVGPFALRLAEARPLYAADTDKAGIAALDKARRYAKGLREITAKARDLFRDPLTQFELNEFDAVVLDPPRAGAEAQVRELSNSKLRVVVMVSCDARSFARDAALLIGAGFTMSDLVAVDQFTQSTHVEIAATFRRQ; encoded by the coding sequence ATGACCCTCACCGCCACTATTCTAAGCCTCGGCCACAAGGGCGAGGGCGTCACCGAGATTGATGGCCGCAAGGTCTTCGTGCCATTGGCGCTGCCCGGCGAAACGGTGGTGATCGAGGCGGACGGCGAGCGAGGCACCCTGCTTGAGGTGCTAGCGCCCGCACCTGAGCGGATCACGCCTTTTTGCCCGCACTTCGGCTTTTGTGGCGGCTGTCAACTCCAGCATCTCGAACGCGCCGCTTACGAAGCGTTCAAGACCGGCATCATCGAAACGCAGCTACGCTATGCCGGCTTGGATGCCAAGGTTGAGCGCTTCATCGATGCGGCTGGGCAGGGACGCCGCCGGGCTACCTTGCATGCGCGGCGCGAAGGCCCTGGGTATATGCGCCTGCGTAGCCACGAGGTTTACCCCATCGATGCCTGTCCTATCCTGGTGCCCGCGCTCTCTCGCGCCCCGCGGATCGCCGCGGCGGTGATGGCAACCCTGGGTGAGGCCGATGTGGCTTTCACCGCCACGCTAACGGGGCTCGATGTGGCCGTTCGGACAGAAAAAAAACAGGCGCGCGCCAAGCGGATCGAGCCACTCGTCAACCAGTTCGGCTTGGCTCGCCTAGCGCTCAATGGCGAACTGGTACTGCAAGCCCAAGCGCCGCTGGTGTCCATGGGTCGAGCTACGGTTGAGCTACCGATCGGATCGTTTCTGCAGGCCACTGAAGCCGCCGAGTCAGCGCTGGCGGATTATGTGCTCGGCGCGGTGGGCAAGGCCAAAAAGGTGGCCGATCTATTTTGCGGTGTCGGCCCGTTCGCGTTGCGGCTGGCTGAGGCAAGGCCCCTCTACGCCGCCGACACCGACAAGGCCGGTATCGCAGCACTCGACAAGGCGCGCCGCTACGCCAAAGGTCTGCGGGAGATCACTGCCAAGGCTCGCGACCTATTCCGCGATCCCCTGACGCAGTTCGAACTCAACGAGTTCGATGCGGTGGTGCTTGATCCGCCCCGCGCCGGGGCCGAGGCGCAGGTGCGCGAGCTCAGTAACTCCAAGCTCAGAGTGGTGGTGATGGTCTCTTGTGACGCGCGCAGTTTCGCTCGGGACGCAGCGCTGCTGATCGGCGCCGGATTTACTATGAGCGACCTTGTTGCGGTGGATCAGTTCACCCAATCCACCCATGTCGAGATTGCTGCCACTTTCCGGCGCCAATAG
- a CDS encoding GFA family protein: MTDMNIYSGGCHCGAVRYTAQTELDSLMTCNCSRCKRLGWVMQPVPAVRFNLIRGADNLTLYHFNTNTIDHLFCKTCGIESFGRGRDENGTETVMINVNCLDDAPPVNTGAVTHWDGANM, encoded by the coding sequence ATGACCGACATGAACATTTATTCGGGCGGATGCCATTGCGGCGCGGTCCGTTACACGGCCCAGACCGAGTTGGACAGTCTGATGACCTGCAACTGTTCCCGGTGCAAAAGGCTGGGCTGGGTGATGCAGCCTGTCCCCGCGGTCCGGTTCAATCTGATCCGCGGCGCGGACAATCTCACCCTCTATCACTTCAACACCAACACCATTGATCATCTGTTCTGCAAAACCTGCGGCATCGAATCGTTCGGGCGGGGCCGAGACGAAAACGGCACCGAAACGGTGATGATCAACGTCAACTGCCTCGATGATGCACCGCCAGTTAACACTGGTGCGGTGACGCATTGGGATGGGGCTAATATGTGA
- a CDS encoding LptA/OstA family protein, whose product MMMRSLLSILLLLCLSGLAAAQDRVAITADLFTLNEAEREAVFTGNVVVTHPTVKVWATKVVATYGAGGTTDIETFEATGDVKLETPDQTATGERAVFTPGDQLLRLTGNVKVTNSGGTVDAGELVVNLATNVSTFTGGKGGRVTGVFTSQ is encoded by the coding sequence ATGATGATGCGATCGCTGTTATCGATTTTGTTGCTGCTTTGCCTGTCTGGGCTGGCCGCAGCGCAGGACCGCGTCGCCATCACGGCGGACCTGTTCACCCTCAACGAGGCAGAGCGGGAGGCTGTGTTTACCGGCAATGTCGTGGTGACCCATCCAACGGTGAAGGTCTGGGCCACCAAGGTCGTTGCCACCTATGGCGCTGGGGGCACTACCGATATCGAGACCTTTGAGGCCACGGGGGACGTGAAGCTCGAAACACCCGACCAGACCGCAACGGGAGAGCGGGCCGTGTTTACCCCGGGCGATCAACTGCTGCGCCTCACCGGCAATGTGAAGGTGACCAATTCGGGCGGCACGGTGGATGCCGGCGAACTCGTCGTCAATCTTGCAACCAATGTGTCTACCTTCACCGGTGGCAAAGGCGGACGCGTCACCGGCGTGTTTACCTCGCAATGA
- a CDS encoding PadR family transcriptional regulator: protein MAPSGRDGELNWRRLEQMARRWGRLAYQADASLLGNVGGNFRIGRMLASGDLRLVSLYLIEQQPRHGYDLIKAVEERSGGFYAPSPGVVYPALTFLEEAGYVTSAADGNKKLYTITDAGRAHLADNREAIEGTLAFLAKAGEQVHRFRDFARTDWPFGGDRPEGSDAASGASSSREQGAAAEHASDTDMKGVVPDLNEARKALKAAIKAARHYSPQRQTEAATILRRAAADLTALGTHPDDDVDI, encoded by the coding sequence ATGGCACCTTCTGGACGTGACGGCGAACTGAACTGGCGGCGACTAGAACAGATGGCGCGGCGCTGGGGCCGTCTGGCCTACCAAGCCGATGCGAGCCTTCTGGGCAATGTCGGCGGAAATTTCCGCATCGGCCGCATGCTAGCTTCGGGCGATCTGCGGCTGGTGTCCCTGTATCTGATCGAACAGCAGCCCCGGCACGGTTATGATCTGATCAAGGCCGTGGAAGAGCGCTCTGGCGGCTTTTACGCTCCAAGTCCTGGCGTGGTTTACCCGGCTCTGACCTTCCTTGAGGAAGCGGGCTATGTGACCTCCGCTGCCGATGGTAACAAGAAGCTTTATACCATCACCGATGCCGGCCGTGCCCACTTGGCAGACAATCGCGAGGCGATCGAGGGAACGTTGGCCTTTCTCGCCAAAGCAGGCGAACAGGTGCACCGGTTCCGCGATTTCGCCCGTACCGATTGGCCGTTTGGGGGCGATCGGCCCGAGGGGTCTGACGCTGCCAGCGGCGCGTCCTCCAGCCGCGAACAGGGGGCGGCTGCTGAACACGCATCCGACACCGACATGAAAGGCGTCGTTCCCGACCTGAATGAAGCCCGTAAAGCGCTCAAGGCTGCCATCAAGGCGGCCCGCCACTACTCGCCCCAGCGGCAAACAGAAGCCGCGACTATCCTGCGCCGCGCCGCAGCTGATCTGACGGCTCTCGGCACGCACCCTGATGACGACGTCGACATCTGA
- a CDS encoding ribonuclease H-like domain-containing protein, with the protein MTPRLHRGDLPDLSRYGREVAIDTETMGLHPHRDRLCVVQLSPGDGSADVVQIPADSNEAPNLVRLLADPERTKIFHYARFDVAVLKHRFGVVAGPVYCTKIASKLVRTYTDRHGLKDLVRELLNIDLSKQQQSSDWGAEKLSDAQLDYAASDVLYLHDLKRHLDRMLRRENRTELARACFDFLATRCELDLLGWDETDIFAHS; encoded by the coding sequence ATGACCCCCAGACTGCACCGCGGCGACCTGCCCGACCTTTCGCGCTATGGCCGCGAAGTGGCGATTGACACTGAAACTATGGGCCTGCATCCGCATCGCGACCGCTTATGCGTAGTTCAGCTGTCGCCCGGTGATGGCAGTGCCGATGTGGTGCAGATTCCGGCCGACAGCAACGAGGCGCCCAATCTGGTTCGACTGCTCGCCGATCCTGAGCGGACCAAGATCTTCCATTATGCCCGTTTTGACGTGGCAGTGCTCAAGCACCGCTTTGGCGTGGTGGCCGGTCCGGTCTACTGCACGAAAATTGCGTCCAAACTGGTACGCACCTATACGGATCGCCATGGACTCAAGGACCTGGTCCGTGAGTTGCTCAATATCGATCTCTCCAAGCAGCAGCAAAGCTCGGACTGGGGGGCCGAAAAGCTCAGCGACGCACAACTCGATTATGCCGCTTCGGACGTGCTTTACTTGCACGACCTCAAGCGTCATCTCGATCGGATGCTCCGGCGCGAAAACCGCACCGAACTGGCCCGGGCTTGCTTTGACTTCCTTGCCACCCGATGCGAATTGGATTTGCTGGGGTGGGATGAGACCGACATCTTTGCCCACAGTTAA
- a CDS encoding FAD-binding and (Fe-S)-binding domain-containing protein codes for MQQALITPVTQPPLDRQAAGERLVARLKGVIPSEKMMTDPLMTYAWSGDASSYRLIPAAVVFINSEADVQAVMQACRAEGLPLTFRAAGTSLSGQAVTDGVLAVLGDGWRKLDIHPGAEQVTLGPAIIVAHANRALKPFNKKLGPDPASQATCKIGGVVNNNSSGMCCGVAQNTYHTMARLRIVLTDGTVLDSGDPVSRESFRQNRADLLDGIAALHAQVMADAELVALIRKKYAIKNTVGYSLNALVDYHDPLDTLVHLIVGSEGTLGFVSEVTYNTVPEHPFKSTALVPFPDPYAASRAIIRLANGGVHVTTGVTAAEYMERRALATVEHLAPMAPLLPWLTDHSPAVLIDVTAPDAETLEREVEKAVAILAEENATHIDFSTDEARSHALWDIRKGFFTSGGAARPKGTSMLTEDVAAPIDQLADFVIDMRQLLDDHGYEDAIIFGHALAGNLHFQMSDNFSQPGSAERFDAFSVALSQLVSIRYGGSLKAEHGTGRAIAPFVEAEWGSRAYGVMRRIKTLFDPENLLNPGVLLNDDAKIHVKHLKVMPLADELIDMCIECGFCEPACPSHQMTLSPRQRISVTRERARLRASGENPALLARLDDDFRYAGIDTCAACNLCSLRCPVGIETGTRIIKERGERRTDFARSVAGFAADHTGAIESFMRGGVALADAAKAVVSAPLIETVTETARRLTDKHLPRVSRTLKPGPGAPKAPPVISRDDPRRTGFPVPIVQGGRQRVAYFPSCATRMFGAPKTEFDLLAVPDAMLALLDRAGFDVVMPDHLNGQCCGQPFHSKGFPEQAVQVGAALLDELSALQGDLTVTDASTCAKHLRGAPEGAPVLDSSEFIVTHILPQLTVTQPLPVVAVHHNCSAQRLGEQGATEAIARACASQIAVLSSVTCCGYAGDKGLFIPELNRFASRFAKNDIPAGCTLGVSTVSTCASGLSEHAGIPFVGLASLLEYVSRPGD; via the coding sequence ATGCAGCAAGCTCTCATTACCCCTGTCACCCAGCCCCCGCTTGATCGTCAAGCAGCGGGCGAACGGCTCGTCGCGCGCCTCAAGGGCGTGATCCCATCCGAAAAGATGATGACCGACCCGCTGATGACCTATGCGTGGTCCGGCGACGCGTCTTCTTATCGGCTTATCCCGGCTGCCGTTGTCTTCATCAATTCCGAGGCCGATGTGCAGGCAGTAATGCAAGCCTGCCGTGCGGAGGGCCTACCGCTAACCTTCAGGGCCGCGGGCACGTCCTTGTCGGGTCAGGCCGTGACCGATGGGGTGCTTGCAGTTCTCGGCGACGGCTGGCGCAAGCTCGACATCCATCCCGGCGCCGAGCAGGTGACGCTAGGGCCCGCGATCATCGTCGCGCACGCCAACCGTGCTCTCAAGCCCTTCAACAAGAAGCTTGGCCCCGACCCAGCCAGCCAGGCCACCTGCAAGATCGGCGGCGTGGTCAACAACAACTCGTCCGGAATGTGCTGCGGCGTTGCCCAGAACACCTATCACACCATGGCGCGCCTGCGCATTGTGCTCACCGATGGCACAGTCCTAGACTCGGGCGATCCGGTTTCACGTGAATCGTTCCGCCAGAACCGCGCTGATCTGCTCGACGGCATTGCCGCGCTTCACGCCCAAGTCATGGCCGACGCGGAACTTGTTGCCTTGATCCGCAAGAAGTACGCGATCAAGAATACCGTTGGCTACTCACTTAATGCGCTGGTCGACTACCACGACCCGCTGGACACTCTTGTGCATCTGATCGTGGGCTCGGAAGGCACTTTGGGCTTTGTGTCCGAAGTCACCTACAACACTGTGCCCGAGCATCCCTTTAAGTCGACGGCGCTGGTGCCGTTCCCCGATCCCTACGCCGCCTCACGCGCCATTATCCGGCTCGCTAATGGCGGCGTGCATGTGACCACTGGCGTCACTGCAGCCGAATATATGGAACGCCGGGCCCTGGCGACGGTGGAGCATCTGGCTCCCATGGCGCCGCTCCTGCCCTGGCTGACGGATCACTCGCCTGCCGTGTTGATCGATGTCACGGCTCCAGACGCGGAAACGCTCGAGCGCGAAGTCGAAAAGGCCGTAGCGATCCTAGCTGAAGAAAACGCCACTCATATCGATTTTTCCACTGACGAGGCCCGGTCGCACGCGCTTTGGGATATCCGCAAGGGGTTCTTCACTTCCGGGGGCGCAGCGCGGCCGAAGGGCACTTCCATGCTCACCGAAGACGTGGCGGCTCCGATCGACCAACTCGCCGACTTTGTCATCGACATGCGCCAGCTGCTCGATGACCACGGCTACGAAGATGCCATCATCTTCGGCCACGCCCTGGCGGGAAACCTCCATTTCCAGATGAGTGACAACTTCTCCCAGCCAGGCTCGGCCGAGAGGTTCGATGCGTTTTCTGTGGCGCTGTCGCAGCTTGTCTCGATCCGCTATGGCGGCTCGCTTAAGGCCGAGCACGGCACAGGCCGCGCCATTGCGCCCTTTGTGGAAGCCGAATGGGGTTCGCGCGCATACGGCGTGATGCGCCGGATCAAGACCCTTTTTGATCCGGAGAACCTGCTCAACCCCGGCGTCTTGCTCAACGACGACGCAAAGATTCACGTGAAGCACTTGAAGGTGATGCCGCTGGCCGATGAGCTCATCGACATGTGCATCGAATGCGGTTTTTGCGAACCTGCTTGCCCCAGCCACCAGATGACCTTGTCGCCACGCCAGCGCATTTCGGTGACGCGTGAGCGGGCCCGGCTCCGGGCCAGCGGCGAAAATCCGGCACTCCTGGCTCGTCTCGACGATGACTTTCGCTACGCCGGCATTGATACTTGTGCCGCCTGTAATCTTTGTTCCCTTCGGTGCCCCGTTGGCATCGAAACGGGCACAAGGATCATCAAGGAACGCGGTGAGCGCCGTACCGATTTTGCCCGTTCGGTAGCCGGCTTTGCCGCCGATCATACCGGCGCTATTGAAAGCTTCATGCGTGGGGGTGTGGCGCTTGCGGACGCGGCTAAGGCCGTTGTCTCGGCGCCGTTGATTGAAACGGTGACGGAAACCGCCCGCCGGTTAACCGACAAGCATTTGCCGCGAGTTTCGCGGACCCTCAAACCTGGCCCTGGAGCCCCAAAGGCCCCGCCCGTCATTTCCCGCGACGATCCTCGCCGTACCGGTTTTCCCGTGCCCATCGTGCAAGGTGGGCGCCAGCGCGTGGCATATTTCCCGTCCTGCGCCACCCGCATGTTCGGCGCGCCCAAGACCGAGTTCGATCTTCTTGCCGTACCTGACGCCATGCTGGCGCTGCTGGATCGTGCCGGGTTCGATGTTGTTATGCCCGACCACCTGAATGGCCAATGCTGCGGCCAGCCATTCCACTCCAAGGGCTTTCCCGAACAAGCCGTGCAAGTAGGCGCCGCGCTCTTGGACGAACTCTCGGCTTTGCAAGGGGACCTGACCGTCACCGACGCTTCCACTTGCGCCAAGCACCTGCGCGGCGCTCCCGAAGGCGCGCCGGTCCTGGATTCCAGCGAGTTCATCGTCACCCATATCCTGCCGCAGCTGACCGTCACGCAGCCTCTGCCGGTCGTGGCTGTGCATCATAACTGTTCGGCCCAGCGCCTGGGTGAGCAGGGGGCCACGGAGGCGATCGCCCGCGCCTGCGCCAGCCAGATCGCGGTATTATCGTCCGTCACCTGCTGCGGTTACGCCGGCGACAAGGGCTTGTTCATCCCTGAACTCAACCGCTTTGCCAGCCGATTTGCCAAGAACGATATTCCGGCAGGCTGCACGCTGGGTGTTTCGACGGTCTCCACTTGTGCCTCTGGACTCTCCGAGCATGCCGGTATTCCCTTTGTGGGGCTGGCTAGCCTGCTCGAATATGTAAGTCGCCCGGGCGACTAA